A stretch of Henckelia pumila isolate YLH828 chromosome 4, ASM3356847v2, whole genome shotgun sequence DNA encodes these proteins:
- the LOC140859804 gene encoding E3 ubiquitin-protein ligase WAV3-like, with amino-acid sequence MGSKWRKVKMALGLNLCAFVPANHLDGDDPDDVSSPASELRPAAAMPPRAPEDSPSAPPTPGSIKMKLSKSLSRTSSKKNCAICLASVKRGNQAIFTAECSHTFHFQCIASNVKHGNRNCPVCRAKWKEIPSQGHSLDPLMGKSRVNPIDWPYNNDRMIDFHQYPPRSNSSRNASPLFHTPEPAVFDDDESLNLETETASAERNVADKSSDNGDDRRKVVINSHKEVSAVPQSSTVDSFTVLLHLKAPCSNSWRDFSRNDAKSPQISQLPRAPVDLVTVLDISGSMSGTKLALLKRAMGFVIQNLGPNDRLAVIAFSSSARRLFPLCRMSETGRYKALQAVNSLVASGGTNIGEGLRKGAKIMEDRREKNPVASIVLLSDGQDTYSINDSGGSQNQPNYGSLLPLSIHPGESSGFKIPVHTFGFGTDHDASSMHSISEISGGTFSFIETVGAIQDAFAQCIGGLLSVVAKNLQVKIECIHPTVYLESIKAGSYPNGVSSNHQTGSIDAGDLYADEERNFLVSVNIPAEISSNKTSLLKIRCTYNDPFAKETVTLEDHEVRIERTKTDRQGTFSIEVDRQRNRIQAADAMSQARTAAERGDLTGAISTLENCRKLLSETMSARSQDSLCIALDAELKEMQERMASRRLYEESGRAYILSGLSSHSWQRATARGDSTDGSSHTQTYQTPSMVEMVTRSQATLKSGSSTQRHLRPTWSFASRPNPR; translated from the exons ATGGGGAGTAAATGGAGGAAAGTGAAGATGGCGCTTGGATTGAATCTGTGTGCTTTTGTGCCGGCAAATCATTTAGATGGTGATGATCCTGATGATGTCTCCTCGCCGGCATCTGAGCTACGGCCTGCTGCAGCCATGCCGCCACGGGCGCCGGAGGACTCGCCTTCTGCTCCTCCTACGCCCGGTTCGATTAAGATGAAGCTGTCTAAAAGCTTGAGTAGAACTTCTTCTAAG AAGAATTGTGCAATATGTTTGGCATCGGTCAAACGAGGAAACCAGGCGATTTTTACTGCAGAGTGCTCACATACCTTTCATTTCCAGTGCATTGCATCAAATGTTAAACATGGCAACCGAAATTGCCCAGTGTGCAGAGCAAAATGGAAAGAAATACCCTCTCAAGGCCACAGCCTTGATCCTCTAATGGGGAAATCAAGGGTAAATCCCATCGATTGGCCCTACAACAATGATAGGATGATTGATTTCCATCAATATCCTCCTCGTTCGAATTCCAGTCGAAATGCCTCGCCCCTGTTTCATACCCCCGAGCCTGCAGTCTTCGATGACGATGAGTCCTTGAATCTTGAAACTGAAACAGCTTCTGCTGAAAGAAACGTTGCGGATAAAAGTTCAGACAATGGTGATGACCGAAGAAAAGTTGTCATTAATTCTCATAAAGAAGTTTCAGCTGTTCCGCAATCCAGCACGGTTGATAGTTTTACTGTGTTACTTCATCTAAAAGCTCCTTGTTCAAATTCGTGGCGTGATTTCAGCAGGAATGATGCAAAATCGCCGCAAATCTCTCAACTGCCTCGGGCACCTGTTGATCTGGTAACTGTTCTTGACATAAGCGGGAGCATGTCAGGTACGAAGTTGGCATTGTTAAAAAGAGCTATGGGGTTTGTGATACAGAATCTTGGTCCCAACGATAGGTTGGCAGTTATCGCCTTTTCCTCCTCTGCTCGCCGCCTCTTTCCCCTCTGCAGAATGTCTGAAACAGGACGATATAAAGCATTACAAGCTGTCAATTCTTTGGTTGCCAGTGGAGGAACAAACATTGGCGAAGGCTTGAGAAAGGGGGCAAAAATAATGGAAGATCGAAGAGAAAAGAATCCTGTCGCCAGTATAGTATTGTTATCGGATGGGCAAGATACATATTCAATAAATGATTCTGGTGGCAGTCAGAATCAACCGAATTACGGGTCGCTTCTTCCCTTATCTATCCACCCAGGAGAAAGTTCAGGTTTCAAGATTCCGGTTCACACCTTCGGCTTTGGTACTGATCATGACGCATCATCAATGCATTCAATTTCTGAAATTTCGGGAGGGACTTTTTCTTTCATCGAGACTGTGGGGGCAATACAGGATGCATTTGCACAGTGCATTGGAGGCCTGTTGAGTGTTGTGGCAAAAAATCTTCAAGTAAAGATTGAGTGTATCCACCCGACTGTTTATCTTGAGTCTATTAAAGCTGGAAGTTACCCTAATGGGGTGTCCTCTAATCACCAGACAGGATCCATTGACGCTGGAGACCTGTATGCGGATGAGGAGCGGAACTTTCTTGTTTCGGTAAATATACCAGCTGAAATTTCAAGTAACAAAACGTCATTGTTGAAGATAAGGTGCACTTACAATGACCCCTTCGCTAAAGAAACAGTGACCTTGGAAGATCATGAGGTTAGAATTGAGAGAACCAAGACGGATAGACAAGGAACCTTCTCAATTGAGGTGGACAGACAGCGGAACCGGATTCAAGCTGCAGATGCAATGTCACAGGCACGAACTGCTGCCGAACGGGGAGATTTAACTGGTGCCATTTCTACACTTGAGAACTGTCGGAAATTGTTATCAGAAACCATGTCAGCTAGGTCTCAAGATAGCCTCTGTATTGCTCTTGATGCCGAGCTAAAGGAAATGCAAGAACGAATGGCAAGTAGGCGTTTGTACGAGGAATCTGGAAGGGCGTACATTTTGTCAGGATTGAGTTCGCACTCTTGGCAAAGAGCAACTGCTAGAGGCGATTCGACGGATGGTTCGAGCCATACTCAAACATACCAAACTCCATCAATGGTTGAAATGGTTACTCGTTCTCAGGCCACATTGAAGAGCGGTTCTTCAACCCAGAGACATTTACGACCAACGTGGTCATTTGCCTCCCGACCGAATCCAAGGTAG
- the LOC140866874 gene encoding BTB/POZ domain-containing protein At5g03250-like, translating to MACMKLGTKEDVFRLEGQTWMYSPGIPSDISIEVEGTFFRLHKFPLLSRSGFLEKLIQDFSERMKYEDEIVCNLHLENLPGGAKSFLFIAKFCYDVKVELTATNVVSLRCAAEHLQMTASYGEGNLISLTENFLFKLFGTWDDTIKALETSEKFLPLAEELHIVSKCIDSLAMIACASTHLFSYSMAGKSLGSAFLWNGIHSTCDKVPSTDCWYEDVAFLKLPLFKRLICACHLKGMAHNKIAEMIIFYAKSHLPLNGRQLSFRQSTLGSTLPSLSDVDQRTMIEETVMLLPSERGVVPTKFLLKLLRISKILCTSPSTQEALERKIGVELDLVLLEDLLIPNTGYSAETLYDVECTHRIVNHFMLVNEDCSDFISNNLVEEVSLVSGSHSLEPMTKVANLLDNYLAEVAPDVNLGLEKFFSLAAAIPDYSRPLDDGIYRAIDVYLKAHPWLTDSEKEHLCRLMNYQKFSLEASTHAAQNERLPLRVIVQVLFFEQLHLRTSVAGWLFVSDNFENSQNLSGKVATRNDHMAATISENSQIFAFDDMKERVSELEKECEGMKQEIGKLVKNKGSWNSFCRRIGLKSKIPCNGEALQPRKNGKYKHEKCKPDH from the exons ATGGCGTGCATGAAGTTGGGAACGAAGGAAGACGTGTTCCGCCTGGAGGGGCAGACCTG GATGTATTCCCCAGGTATTCCAAGTGATATTAGCATTGAAGTGGAAGGGACTTTCTTCCGCCTTCACAAG TTTCCATTGCTGTCGAGGAGCGGGTTTCTGGAGAAACTTATTCAAGATTTTTCTGAAAGGATGAAGTATGAAGACGAGATTGTGTGCAACTTACATCTTGAAAACTTGCCCGGTGGGGCAAAATCCTTTTTGTTCATAGCCAAGTTTTGCTATGATGTCAAAGTCGAACTCACCGCAACAAATGTGGTGAGTCTCAGATGTGCGGCCGAGCACCTTCAGATGACTGCAAGTTATGGGGAAGGAAACCTCATCTCACTGACTGAAAATTTCCTCTTTAAATTGTTCGGGACTTGGGATGATACCATTAAAGCCCTTGAAACCTCTGAAAAGTTCCTTCCCCTAGCAGAAGAGCTTCACATAGTTTCGAAATGCATTGATTCGCTTGCAATGATAGCTTGTGCAAGTACACACCTTTTCAGTTATAGTATGGCCGGAAAAAGTCTGGGGAGTGCCTTCCTTTGGAATGGAATACACTCAACTTGTGATAAAGTCCCCTCAACCGATTGCTGGTATGAGGATGTGGCATTTCTTAAACTCCCTCTCTTCAAAAGGCTGATATGTGCGTGTCACTTGAAAGGCATGGCACACAATAAGATTGCTGAAATGATAATATTCTATGCTAAGAGTCATCTCCCATTGAACGGTAGGCAGTTGAGCTTCCGCCAGAGTACTCTGGGATCAACGCTTCCTTCTTTATCTGACGTGGATCAAAGGACTATGATTGAAGAGACAGTCATGTTACTGCCCAGTGAAAGGGGCGTCGTACCTACCAAGTTTTTACTTAAACTTCTACGGATATCAAAGATTCTATGCACCAGTCCATCAACTCAAGAAGCACTGGAACGGAAGATTGGTGTTGAATTGGACCTAGTTCTTCTGGAAGACCTTCTTATACCAAACACAGGTTACTCAGCAGAAACCCTTTACGACGTTGAATGCACTCATCGAATAGTCAATCATTTCATGTTGGTtaatgaggactgctcagattttatctcaaataatttGGTGGAGGAAGTGAGTTTGGTCAGCGGCTCTCATTCACTCGAGCCTATGACGAAGGTGGCTAATCTATTAGACAACTATCTAGCCGAGGTTGCACCTGACGTCAACTTGGGATTAGAGAAATTCTTTTCACTTGCTGCTGCAATCCCTGACTATTCTAGGCCTTTAGATGATGGGATTTACCGGGCAATTGATGTATATCTCAAG GCACATCCTTGGTTGACAGACTCCGAGAAAGAACATCTCTGCAGGCTCATGAATTACCAGAAATTTTCTTTGGAAGCCAGCACCCACGCAGCTCAGAATGAGAGGCTACCACTACGCGTCATTGTTCAAGTTCTATTCTTCGAACAACTTCACTTGCGCACCTCTGTGGCCGGTTGGCTCTTTGTCTCTGACAATTTCGAGAATTCGCAGAATCTAAGTGGCAAAGTCGCAACAAGAAATGACCACATGGCCGCAACGATCTCTGAAAATAGTCAAATTTTTGCATTTGACGACATGAAAGAAAGAGTTTCTGAGCTTGAAAAGGAATGTGAGGGCATGAAACAAGAGATAGGGAAGCTTGTCAAGAACAAGGGAAGCTGGAATAGCTTCTGTAGAAGAATTGGTCTAAAATCTAAGATACCCTGCAATGGGGAAGCACTTCAACCACGAAAAAATGGAAAATATAAGCATGAAAAATGTAAGCCGGatcattga